Proteins found in one Mucilaginibacter gracilis genomic segment:
- the argH gene encoding argininosuccinate lyase, whose translation MSKIWQKTITVDKLVENFTVGRDREFDEQMAAFDVLGSLAHTQMLASVGLLDKADLEVIQLELKKIYADIKTGDFKIEADVEDIHSQVEVLLTRRIGEAGKKIHSGRSRNDQVLVDLKLYFRHELQEVVEAVQSLFNLLISLSEKHKHVLLPGYTHLQIAMPSSFGLWFGAYAESLIDDLELILAAYHITNKNPLGSAAGYGSSFPLNRTLTTQLLGFEALNYNVVYAQMGRGKTERVIAQALSSIAATLAKMAMDQCLYLSQNFSFVSYPENLTTGSSIMPHKKNPDVWEIMRGRCNRLQALPNDVAMMTTNLPSGYHRELQLLKELLFPAFADIKNSLHMAAFMLEHITVKDNILDDAKYAYLFSVEEVNRLVLSGMPFRDAYKYVGLAIEKGEFKPDRNVNHSHEGSIGNLGNEHITNAMQNLVAQFPFEKVNKAIEGLVA comes from the coding sequence ATGAGTAAAATCTGGCAAAAAACTATTACTGTAGATAAACTTGTAGAAAACTTTACCGTGGGCCGCGATCGTGAATTTGACGAGCAAATGGCTGCGTTTGATGTACTGGGCTCATTGGCCCACACCCAAATGCTGGCCAGCGTTGGCTTGCTTGATAAAGCCGACCTGGAAGTAATACAATTGGAATTAAAAAAGATATACGCCGATATTAAAACCGGCGATTTTAAAATTGAGGCCGACGTTGAAGATATACACTCGCAGGTGGAAGTGTTGCTTACCCGCCGCATTGGCGAGGCCGGAAAAAAGATACACAGTGGCCGATCGCGCAATGACCAGGTTTTAGTTGATCTGAAACTATATTTCCGCCACGAATTGCAGGAAGTTGTTGAAGCAGTGCAAAGCCTGTTTAACCTGCTTATCAGCCTCAGCGAAAAGCATAAACATGTTTTATTGCCGGGCTATACGCATTTGCAAATAGCCATGCCATCCTCATTTGGCCTATGGTTTGGCGCTTATGCCGAAAGTTTGATTGATGATTTGGAACTTATTTTGGCGGCATACCACATTACCAATAAAAACCCACTGGGTTCGGCGGCGGGTTATGGTTCGTCGTTTCCGTTAAACCGTACTTTAACTACGCAACTGTTAGGTTTTGAGGCTTTAAACTACAATGTGGTTTACGCACAAATGGGGCGCGGAAAAACCGAACGCGTTATTGCACAGGCACTATCTTCTATCGCGGCAACGCTGGCCAAAATGGCAATGGACCAATGCCTTTACCTGAGTCAGAATTTTTCTTTTGTGAGCTATCCCGAAAATTTAACGACAGGATCGAGCATTATGCCGCATAAAAAAAACCCCGATGTTTGGGAAATTATGCGTGGCCGTTGCAACCGCCTGCAAGCATTACCTAACGATGTTGCCATGATGACGACTAACCTGCCATCGGGCTATCATCGTGAACTTCAATTATTGAAGGAGCTACTTTTTCCGGCTTTTGCCGATATTAAAAACAGCCTGCACATGGCCGCCTTTATGCTCGAACATATCACCGTAAAGGATAATATACTTGATGATGCTAAATATGCCTACCTGTTTAGCGTTGAGGAGGTTAACCGACTAGTTTTAAGTGGAATGCCTTTTAGGGATGCCTATAAATACGTGGGCCTCGCCATTGAAAAAGGTGAATTTAAGCCGGATAGAAACGTTAACCATAGCCACGAAGGCAGTATAGGCAACCTTGGCAATGAGCATATTACCAATGCCATGCAAAACTTGGTGGCGCAGTTCCCTTTCGAAAAGGTGAATAAGGCAATTGAGGGTTTAGTAGCATAA
- a CDS encoding TerD family protein has product MAINLQKGQKIDIGLSKMTVGLGWNPNEGTGYEFDLDVSAIMIDANRFVPEDEFFVFYNNVDSPDMAVHHTGDDPSGGNSDGGDDESINVDLTKVDAKIQEILFVVTIHEAAARRQNFGQVRDSYIRIIDEQTGSEVCKYELGEDFSIETAIEFGRLYRRSGQWKFEASGVGYKEDLAFFLSKYFKGQIIK; this is encoded by the coding sequence ATGGCTATTAATTTACAAAAAGGGCAAAAAATAGATATAGGATTATCTAAAATGACTGTGGGTTTGGGTTGGAACCCGAACGAAGGAACAGGCTACGAATTTGATTTGGATGTTTCGGCTATCATGATTGATGCTAACCGCTTTGTACCCGAAGACGAGTTTTTTGTTTTTTACAATAATGTTGATTCGCCAGACATGGCGGTACATCATACCGGCGACGATCCTTCGGGTGGTAACAGCGATGGTGGCGATGATGAATCAATCAATGTTGATCTCACTAAAGTTGACGCTAAAATACAGGAGATTTTATTTGTAGTTACCATTCATGAGGCTGCCGCGCGGAGGCAAAATTTTGGGCAGGTGCGCGATTCGTACATCCGGATTATTGACGAGCAAACCGGAAGCGAAGTTTGCAAATATGAACTGGGCGAAGATTTTTCGATTGAAACCGCAATTGAGTTTGGCCGCCTGTACAGGCGCAGCGGACAATGGAAATTTGAGGCTTCGGGAGTGGGATATAAAGAAGATTTGGCTTTCTTTTTAAGTAAATACTTTAAAGGGCAAATCATAAAATAA
- a CDS encoding DUF72 domain-containing protein, which translates to MEFGRVTTPELATIDFTLPPNPRLTTETLNAAEPKKQLEVHIGCAKWGRKEWVGKIYPDKTKEANFLDEYVKHFDCIELNATFYNVYPATTIQKWKDKALQNPHFKFCPKFSQSITHIKRLKNAEEVTTAFYEGIMAFGDLLGPLFLQLSDNYTPKSMPELKSYLQHLPHDVPVFVEVRHKDWFAVPAIRDEFFGMLRDLNKGAVITDASGRRDCVHMELPTPHAFIRFVGNSLDPTDYTRVDEWVQRIKQWHQQGLQSVWFFMHQHDERYSPELCDYVTQQLNKELGLNLLRPKFIGKDKGLFD; encoded by the coding sequence ATGGAATTTGGACGCGTTACCACGCCTGAACTGGCAACTATTGATTTTACTTTGCCACCCAACCCCCGGTTGACAACCGAAACCTTGAATGCCGCCGAACCCAAAAAACAACTGGAAGTGCATATAGGTTGCGCCAAATGGGGCCGTAAAGAATGGGTGGGCAAAATATATCCTGATAAAACCAAGGAAGCCAATTTTTTAGATGAGTATGTTAAGCATTTTGACTGTATTGAGCTTAATGCTACTTTTTATAATGTTTATCCGGCTACAACTATCCAAAAGTGGAAGGATAAGGCTTTGCAGAACCCACACTTTAAGTTTTGCCCCAAGTTTTCGCAAAGTATTACACATATTAAACGTTTAAAAAATGCCGAAGAAGTTACTACTGCGTTTTACGAAGGTATTATGGCCTTCGGCGATTTACTTGGCCCCTTATTTTTGCAACTTAGTGATAACTATACGCCCAAAAGCATGCCCGAGCTAAAAAGTTACCTGCAACATTTACCGCATGATGTGCCTGTTTTTGTTGAGGTGAGGCATAAAGACTGGTTTGCTGTTCCGGCCATTCGCGATGAGTTTTTTGGGATGCTGCGCGATTTGAATAAAGGAGCCGTAATAACCGATGCCTCTGGCCGCCGCGACTGTGTACATATGGAACTACCCACGCCGCATGCCTTTATACGTTTTGTGGGCAACAGCCTTGACCCAACCGACTATACCCGCGTTGACGAGTGGGTGCAACGCATTAAACAATGGCACCAGCAGGGTTTACAGTCGGTTTGGTTTTTTATGCATCAGCACGATGAACGATATTCGCCCGAGTTGTGCGACTATGTTACCCAGCAATTAAACAAAGAGTTAGGACTTAACTTATTACGACCAAAGTTTATTGGCAAGGATAAGGGATTATTTGATTAA
- a CDS encoding phosphoribosyltransferase family protein, translating into MLVSYSLHHINNSSGFGFSADDYSRFKFGDEAVAKTFGTQLADGFIKECLAKQPIEKQIVVISSPYSFIPTATFAMKTWFVCRLNRWLATNGYHVVQETKVHRTITYKEDYGELSAEDRMKLIGNDSFHIDRDFLEGKTLIFLDDIKITGSHERMIMKMVENYQLNNDVYMLYFAELVNKNIHPNIENHLNYHQVKSIFDLEGIIKSGSFTINTRIVKYILNYDHDSFRIFIGNQTSFFIDLLYDMALGNGYHHIDAYSKNLNFITLNLLNNHKIIQHGN; encoded by the coding sequence ATGTTAGTCAGCTATTCGCTTCATCATATTAATAATTCGTCGGGCTTTGGCTTTAGTGCCGACGATTACAGCCGTTTTAAATTTGGAGACGAAGCCGTGGCAAAAACATTTGGCACCCAACTGGCCGATGGCTTTATTAAGGAGTGCCTGGCAAAACAGCCTATAGAAAAACAAATAGTAGTTATATCAAGCCCCTACTCGTTTATCCCTACGGCCACATTTGCCATGAAAACCTGGTTTGTGTGCCGCTTAAACCGCTGGCTGGCCACTAACGGCTACCATGTGGTGCAAGAAACCAAGGTACACCGCACCATAACCTACAAAGAAGACTATGGCGAACTAAGCGCCGAAGACCGAATGAAACTCATCGGTAACGACTCGTTTCACATTGACAGGGATTTTTTGGAAGGCAAAACACTAATTTTTTTAGACGACATAAAAATTACCGGCAGCCACGAGCGCATGATTATGAAAATGGTTGAAAACTATCAACTGAACAACGATGTTTACATGCTGTACTTTGCCGAACTGGTGAATAAAAACATTCACCCTAATATAGAAAACCATTTAAACTATCACCAGGTAAAATCAATTTTTGATTTGGAAGGTATCATAAAAAGCGGCAGCTTTACTATTAACACCCGTATAGTTAAATACATATTGAATTACGACCATGATAGTTTCCGCATTTTTATAGGTAACCAAACCAGTTTTTTTATTGATTTGCTTTACGATATGGCACTCGGTAATGGCTATCATCATATTGATGCTTACTCAAAAAATCTTAACTTTATTACATTAAACCTATTAAATAACCATAAAATAATACAACATGGCAATTAA
- a CDS encoding VOC family protein, producing the protein MQHSAKSIRPFIGAKNFEQSRNFYRDLGFAESVISHNMSLFTTGQLGFYLQDAYVKDWIDNTMIFLEVDDVSSYYNQLLHLNLPGKYEGVKLTPIRTEYWGSECFLHDPSGILWHFGQFSQFK; encoded by the coding sequence ATGCAACACAGTGCAAAATCGATAAGGCCGTTTATAGGCGCGAAAAACTTTGAGCAGTCGAGAAACTTTTACCGCGACCTGGGTTTTGCGGAAAGCGTTATAAGCCATAACATGTCGTTATTTACAACCGGGCAATTAGGGTTTTACTTACAAGATGCTTATGTTAAGGATTGGATAGATAATACCATGATATTTTTAGAGGTTGATGATGTTAGCAGCTATTACAACCAATTGCTGCACCTAAACCTACCCGGCAAATACGAAGGCGTAAAACTTACCCCAATACGCACCGAGTATTGGGGTAGCGAATGCTTTTTGCACGATCCATCGGGCATACTTTGGCACTTTGGCCAATTTTCGCAATTTAAATAA
- a CDS encoding HAD family hydrolase, translating to MQYYQHYSFDLWLTLIKSNSGFKTERTKIFHRDFNPANKSIADVALAFRQVDLMCNTINERTGKNIDADEMYLMVISMINDNQFNLHDIDTGKLFDDMERLLFNYMPIVYSAETNEVLLHLKQNSGATMSLLSNTGFIKGVTLRKILAELGMNEYFNFQLYSDEVGLSKPNAALFNLMLKNITLLYNHVDIDLKNIIHIGDNPKADIEGANAVGIKSLLINSNNKSITSLINPC from the coding sequence ATGCAATACTACCAGCATTACTCGTTTGATTTATGGCTAACGCTTATCAAATCAAATAGCGGGTTCAAAACCGAACGCACTAAAATTTTTCACCGGGATTTTAACCCGGCCAATAAAAGCATTGCCGATGTTGCCCTGGCTTTTAGGCAGGTTGACCTGATGTGCAACACCATTAACGAACGCACAGGCAAAAACATTGATGCCGACGAAATGTATTTGATGGTTATCAGCATGATTAATGATAATCAATTTAACCTGCATGATATTGATACCGGCAAATTGTTTGATGATATGGAAAGGCTGCTGTTTAATTATATGCCAATCGTATATTCGGCTGAAACAAATGAGGTGCTATTGCATCTAAAACAAAACAGCGGGGCTACAATGAGCTTATTAAGCAATACCGGTTTTATAAAAGGGGTAACACTACGCAAAATATTGGCTGAACTGGGTATGAACGAATACTTTAACTTTCAATTATATTCGGACGAGGTTGGTTTATCAAAGCCCAATGCCGCTTTGTTTAACCTTATGCTTAAAAACATAACTTTACTTTATAACCATGTTGACATTGATTTAAAAAATATTATTCATATTGGCGATAACCCCAAGGCAGATATTGAAGGGGCAAATGCAGTGGGTATAAAGAGCCTGCTTATTAATTCGAACAATAAAAGTATTACCAGCTTAATTAATCCATGTTAG
- a CDS encoding DNA topoisomerase IB, with protein sequence MNRLQKKLEKIGRDPKITARAVGLRYVSDSVAGYTRKVTKSGFAFYDADGKPVKDKELQQRFKSLVIPPAYTHVWISPYANGHLQFTGVDAAGRKQYRYHPEWNAIRNHSKFHRMQLFASFLPAIRQQVAKDLARHGMAYQKVLALVVKLMELTSIRVGNDSYKKLYGSFGLTTLQNRHVKINGDDMSFEFRGKKGVYQKIALHSKKLAKLVKQCRDIPGKELFQYYDHDGKHCTIGSGDVNNYLKEATGEDFTAKDFRTWAGSVSALYAFKTAGGFETATECKKKIVNVLDEVALNLGNTRTVCKKYYVHPAVIKSYEDGTIDKYVAKLDEKDQADANELNLAEKILLQLLESENMAKAG encoded by the coding sequence ATGAACCGTTTGCAAAAAAAGTTAGAGAAGATAGGGCGCGACCCCAAAATAACCGCACGGGCTGTAGGCTTGCGCTACGTGAGCGATTCGGTAGCGGGGTATACGCGTAAGGTTACTAAAAGCGGCTTCGCCTTTTACGATGCCGACGGCAAGCCGGTTAAAGATAAAGAGTTGCAGCAACGGTTTAAAAGTTTGGTAATTCCGCCTGCCTATACTCATGTTTGGATATCGCCTTATGCCAATGGCCATTTGCAGTTTACGGGCGTAGATGCAGCGGGCCGCAAGCAATACCGTTACCACCCGGAGTGGAACGCTATACGTAACCATTCAAAATTTCATCGTATGCAACTGTTTGCCAGCTTTTTGCCCGCTATAAGGCAACAGGTTGCCAAAGACCTGGCACGGCACGGCATGGCTTACCAAAAGGTTTTGGCTCTGGTGGTAAAGTTAATGGAGCTAACCAGTATAAGGGTTGGTAACGATTCGTATAAAAAACTCTATGGCTCGTTCGGGTTAACAACTTTGCAAAACAGGCACGTTAAAATTAACGGTGACGATATGAGCTTTGAGTTTCGCGGAAAGAAGGGGGTTTATCAAAAGATAGCTTTGCATAGTAAAAAGCTTGCAAAGCTGGTAAAGCAGTGCCGCGATATCCCCGGTAAGGAGCTGTTTCAATATTACGATCACGATGGCAAGCATTGCACTATCGGCTCCGGCGATGTGAACAACTATTTAAAGGAAGCAACTGGCGAAGATTTTACCGCCAAAGATTTTAGAACCTGGGCCGGTAGTGTAAGCGCGCTATATGCTTTTAAAACCGCAGGAGGGTTTGAAACCGCTACCGAATGCAAAAAGAAGATAGTAAACGTGCTTGATGAGGTAGCCCTAAATCTGGGTAATACACGCACAGTTTGTAAAAAATACTACGTACACCCGGCAGTAATTAAAAGTTATGAAGATGGCACGATAGATAAGTACGTAGCTAAACTTGACGAAAAAGACCAGGCCGATGCTAACGAACTAAACCTGGCCGAAAAAATATTACTCCAACTTTTAGAAAGCGAAAACATGGCTAAAGCCGGATGA
- a CDS encoding MFS transporter, translating to MNSLTPTPSAEAIGHRLKSIIGGSIGNLVEWYDWYVYSAFSLYFAGSFFPKGSETAQLLDTAGVFALGFLMRPIGGWIMGVYADKKGRKAALTLSVLLMSAGSLVIALVPGYKQIGIAAPIILVLARILQGLSVGGEYGTSATYLSEMATKKHRGFYSSFQYVTLIMGQLLALGVLVLLQQYFLTQQQLHSWGWRIPFGIGAVLAVSAMYLRRSLMETESFSKERDTKQNRGTLKALFEHPKAVALVICLTMGGTVAFYTFSTYMQKFLVNTSGFNKNQATLISTLTLFGFMLIQPLFGLLSDRVGRKPLLIAFGVLGVLTTIPIMGTLEKTHEILPAFALIMIALTITSLYTSINAVVKAELFPVNVRALGVGFPYAIAVSVFGGSAEYLALQFKQHGHANWFYWYVTACIAVSLTVYATMNDTRKYSRMEED from the coding sequence ATGAACAGCCTAACCCCAACACCATCAGCCGAAGCCATAGGGCACCGCCTAAAATCTATCATCGGTGGCTCAATAGGTAACCTGGTTGAGTGGTACGATTGGTATGTTTATTCGGCGTTCTCGCTGTACTTTGCAGGCTCATTTTTCCCGAAAGGCAGCGAAACCGCGCAATTGTTAGATACGGCTGGCGTTTTTGCGCTTGGCTTTTTAATGCGTCCCATTGGCGGCTGGATAATGGGTGTTTATGCCGATAAAAAAGGGCGTAAAGCTGCGCTTACTTTATCTGTTTTATTAATGAGTGCCGGGTCGTTGGTTATAGCTTTGGTACCGGGGTATAAGCAAATAGGCATTGCAGCACCAATTATACTTGTGCTTGCGCGGATATTACAGGGCCTGAGCGTGGGCGGCGAATATGGTACAAGCGCAACTTACCTTAGCGAAATGGCCACCAAAAAGCATCGCGGCTTTTATTCAAGTTTCCAATATGTTACCTTAATTATGGGGCAACTGCTGGCCCTGGGAGTACTGGTTTTATTGCAGCAATATTTTTTAACACAACAGCAATTGCATAGTTGGGGTTGGCGCATTCCGTTTGGTATTGGTGCGGTTTTAGCAGTGTCGGCAATGTATTTACGCCGCAGTTTAATGGAGACGGAATCCTTTAGCAAGGAGCGCGATACCAAACAAAACCGAGGAACATTAAAGGCTCTTTTTGAACATCCCAAAGCAGTGGCACTGGTTATTTGTTTAACAATGGGCGGCACGGTGGCGTTTTATACCTTTAGTACGTACATGCAAAAGTTTTTGGTAAATACCTCCGGCTTTAATAAAAACCAGGCTACGCTTATATCAACCTTAACATTGTTTGGCTTTATGCTGATACAACCGTTGTTCGGCTTATTGTCGGATAGGGTAGGCCGCAAGCCTTTACTTATTGCTTTTGGGGTGCTTGGCGTTTTAACCACAATCCCAATTATGGGCACCCTGGAGAAAACCCATGAAATTCTGCCAGCATTTGCGCTGATTATGATTGCGCTCACCATTACAAGCTTGTACACATCAATTAATGCAGTTGTAAAGGCCGAGTTATTTCCGGTTAATGTGCGTGCTTTGGGGGTTGGTTTTCCGTATGCTATTGCAGTCTCGGTATTTGGAGGCAGTGCCGAATATTTGGCCTTACAGTTTAAACAGCACGGGCACGCCAACTGGTTTTATTGGTATGTTACGGCTTGCATCGCGGTATCGTTAACGGTTTATGCCACCATGAACGACACCCGGAAATACAGCCGGATGGAAGAAGATTAG
- a CDS encoding LLM class flavin-dependent oxidoreductase has product MEIGIDSFAAAMFDNTADKGARNVNVMAQLLERIEHADQAGLDVFGIGEHHRKEFLDSAPAMILAAAAARTKRIRLTSAVTVISAADPVRVFQNFATLDLISNGRAEIVAGRGSFIEAYPLFGYKLEDYDPLFAEKLELLLKIRDNEVVTWAGKYRAPLNNQAVYPRPVQASLPVWLGVGGTPQSFIRAGVMGLPLMVAIIGGETHRFRPLVDLYRKAGQQAGHAPERLKVGLHSIGYVGDTTQQAVNDFFPGYAEVFGKIGKERGWPPITRQQYDAQTGPTGALLVGSPEDVAEKILRHSEALGGVSRVTFQMDQAALPQQQLLKSIQLIGERLIPLVNG; this is encoded by the coding sequence ATGGAAATAGGAATAGACAGTTTTGCTGCCGCCATGTTTGATAATACAGCCGATAAGGGAGCACGCAACGTAAATGTTATGGCTCAATTGCTGGAGCGGATTGAACATGCCGACCAGGCCGGGCTGGACGTTTTTGGCATTGGTGAACACCACCGCAAGGAGTTTTTAGATTCGGCCCCGGCCATGATACTTGCCGCTGCTGCTGCGCGTACCAAACGCATACGCTTAACAAGTGCCGTAACGGTTATAAGCGCTGCCGACCCGGTGAGGGTGTTCCAAAATTTTGCTACTTTAGATCTCATTTCCAACGGTCGTGCCGAAATTGTGGCGGGCCGTGGCTCGTTTATAGAAGCCTACCCGCTATTTGGCTACAAACTGGAAGATTACGACCCGCTTTTTGCCGAAAAGCTGGAGCTGCTATTAAAAATACGGGATAACGAGGTTGTAACCTGGGCAGGCAAGTACCGTGCGCCCTTAAATAATCAGGCAGTTTACCCGCGCCCCGTTCAGGCATCGTTGCCGGTTTGGCTTGGCGTTGGCGGCACACCGCAATCGTTTATCCGCGCAGGCGTTATGGGTTTGCCGCTAATGGTTGCCATTATTGGCGGCGAAACGCACCGCTTTAGGCCCCTGGTTGATTTGTACCGCAAAGCCGGCCAACAAGCAGGGCACGCGCCCGAGCGTTTAAAAGTTGGGCTGCATTCTATTGGTTATGTTGGCGATACAACGCAGCAAGCCGTTAACGATTTTTTCCCCGGCTATGCCGAAGTGTTTGGAAAAATAGGGAAGGAGCGGGGCTGGCCGCCCATCACCCGCCAGCAATACGATGCGCAAACCGGCCCAACCGGTGCCTTACTGGTTGGCAGCCCCGAAGATGTTGCCGAAAAAATACTACGGCATAGTGAAGCTTTGGGAGGCGTTTCGCGCGTAACTTTTCAAATGGACCAGGCTGCACTGCCGCAGCAACAACTTTTAAAATCTATTCAACTCATTGGCGAGCGTTTAATACCGCTGGTTAACGGGTAA
- a CDS encoding DUF1345 domain-containing protein → MQKEPKIDSLIRFDVQHRLIMALAVGILVFCLIYGHVSVPSLIILSWLSCASVIIITDWLIILSSHPREMRKIARLKDSNRFMILLFIIAGSCVSLFAILFLLKASKGSHHDDVLRLALLAVGSVIVSWWMLHTVFTMSYAHMFYTTTPDPDDKATAVIGGLQFPDEKTPDYLDFAYFSFVVGMTFQVSDVEISSRPIRRMVLLHGLISFAFNTAIVALSINVVSGLV, encoded by the coding sequence ATGCAGAAAGAACCCAAAATAGACTCGCTTATCCGTTTTGATGTGCAACATAGGCTTATTATGGCACTTGCTGTTGGCATCCTTGTATTTTGCCTCATTTACGGGCATGTATCGGTACCGTCGCTCATTATATTATCGTGGTTAAGCTGCGCCTCGGTTATCATCATTACCGATTGGCTCATTATCCTTTCATCGCACCCGCGCGAAATGCGTAAAATAGCACGCCTTAAAGATTCTAACCGGTTTATGATACTGTTGTTTATTATTGCAGGCTCATGCGTTAGTTTATTTGCTATTCTGTTTTTGCTAAAGGCCAGCAAAGGCAGCCATCATGATGATGTACTGCGCCTGGCATTATTGGCCGTTGGCTCGGTAATCGTATCGTGGTGGATGTTGCACACTGTTTTTACCATGAGCTATGCCCACATGTTTTACACGACTACACCGGACCCTGACGATAAAGCAACAGCCGTTATAGGCGGCCTACAGTTTCCGGACGAAAAGACCCCGGATTATCTTGATTTTGCCTATTTCTCATTCGTAGTGGGGATGACATTTCAGGTATCAGATGTTGAAATATCTTCGCGCCCCATACGCCGGATGGTTTTGTTACACGGCCTTATCTCGTTTGCTTTTAACACTGCTATTGTAGCTTTGAGTATAAACGTGGTTTCGGGCCTGGTTTAA
- a CDS encoding TerD family protein: MAINLVKGQTIDLRKNDKGESYDLSSVTIGLGWDVKKSHSGGFLGKLFGGAEEAEYDLDAIAFLLDKNGKVANMGRSVKANDGRQITLFEGDVIYFNSMRHPSGNIWLTGDNRTGAGEGDDEQIIVKLDSLDAKYEKILFIVTIYQGRKNNQHFGMVENAFIRAVDNRGNEITKFSLSGNSTYNGMCSMTFAEVYRHDGSWKFRAIGEPSITDSFIDLLANYKAS; the protein is encoded by the coding sequence ATGGCTATAAATTTGGTAAAAGGTCAAACTATTGATCTGCGCAAAAACGATAAAGGCGAAAGCTACGATCTGTCGTCGGTTACTATTGGCTTGGGTTGGGATGTTAAAAAAAGCCACAGCGGCGGCTTTTTAGGTAAACTATTTGGCGGTGCCGAAGAGGCTGAATACGATTTGGATGCCATTGCCTTTTTGTTAGATAAAAACGGCAAAGTGGCCAACATGGGCCGTAGTGTAAAGGCCAATGATGGCCGCCAGATAACCCTTTTTGAAGGCGACGTAATTTATTTTAACTCGATGAGGCATCCATCGGGTAATATTTGGCTAACGGGCGATAACCGCACCGGGGCAGGCGAAGGTGATGATGAACAGATTATTGTTAAGCTGGATTCGCTGGATGCTAAATATGAGAAGATACTTTTTATTGTGACCATTTACCAGGGCCGCAAAAACAACCAGCACTTTGGCATGGTTGAAAACGCCTTTATCCGCGCGGTTGATAATCGTGGAAACGAGATCACAAAATTCAGCCTGTCGGGTAATTCAACCTACAATGGTATGTGCTCCATGACGTTTGCCGAAGTTTACCGCCACGATGGTTCGTGGAAATTTAGAGCCATTGGCGAACCAAGCATTACCGATAGTTTTATTGATTTACTGGCAAATTACAAGGCATCATAA
- a CDS encoding YwbE family protein produces the protein MNGQNRADIYPGLLVDIILKKDQRSGKLTRGVVANLLTSSAYHSRGIKVRLEDGQVGRVAEIVEED, from the coding sequence ATGAACGGCCAAAACAGAGCAGATATATACCCGGGTTTACTGGTTGATATTATCCTGAAAAAAGATCAGCGGAGCGGTAAGTTAACGCGGGGCGTTGTGGCTAACCTGCTTACCAGTTCGGCGTACCACTCGCGCGGAATTAAAGTACGGTTAGAAGACGGACAAGTGGGCAGGGTTGCCGAGATTGTTGAAGAAGACTAA
- a CDS encoding nuclear transport factor 2 family protein, with protein MDNKQLLINFYAAFAAGDAEGMVACYSDDIEFTDPAFGLQIGENAKNMWRMLLKNPDIKVTVSNIEANEKTGSANWVAVYTFSRTGRKVTNRVSAKFEFGGGKITKHTDYFNIWKWAGQAMGIKGYLLGWTPLMQNGIHKQAVMMLTRFNI; from the coding sequence ATGGATAATAAGCAACTCCTAATAAATTTTTACGCCGCCTTTGCGGCAGGTGACGCCGAAGGAATGGTTGCCTGTTATTCCGATGATATAGAGTTTACCGACCCTGCCTTTGGTTTGCAAATCGGCGAAAACGCCAAAAACATGTGGCGGATGTTACTCAAAAATCCGGATATAAAGGTTACGGTAAGCAACATTGAGGCAAACGAAAAAACCGGAAGTGCCAATTGGGTTGCTGTTTATACTTTTAGCCGTACTGGGCGCAAGGTTACCAACCGTGTTTCGGCAAAGTTTGAGTTTGGCGGCGGCAAAATAACCAAACATACCGACTATTTTAACATCTGGAAATGGGCCGGTCAGGCTATGGGTATTAAAGGGTATTTATTAGGATGGACGCCATTAATGCAAAACGGCATTCATAAACAAGCGGTTATGATGTTGACGAGGTTTAATATATAA